One Leifsonia shinshuensis DNA window includes the following coding sequences:
- the fdxA gene encoding ferredoxin codes for MTYVIALPCVDVKDRACIDECPVDCIYEGERSLYIHPDECVDCGACEPVCPVEAIYYEDDLPEEWADYYKANVEFFDDIGSPGGAAKVGVIAKDHPLISALPPQAH; via the coding sequence GTGACCTACGTCATCGCCCTCCCGTGCGTCGATGTGAAAGACCGCGCCTGCATCGACGAGTGTCCCGTCGACTGCATCTACGAGGGCGAGCGCTCGCTGTACATCCACCCCGACGAATGCGTCGACTGCGGCGCGTGCGAGCCGGTGTGTCCGGTGGAGGCGATCTACTACGAGGACGACCTCCCCGAGGAGTGGGCCGACTACTACAAGGCCAACGTGGAGTTCTTCGACGACATCGGCTCGCCCGGCGGCGCCGCCAAGGTGGGCGTCATCGCGAAGGACCACCCGCTGATCTCCGCCCTGCCTCCGCAGGCGCACTGA
- the dapC gene encoding succinyldiaminopimelate transaminase, whose translation MALGELPDYPWDLMAPYAARARAAVPFGDESGIVDLSIGSPVDPTPALIRDALAEATDAHAYPQTVGTPALREAIAAWFDRRRGVPGLAPEDVLPTIGSKELVAFLPFFLGLGDGDAVVHPRAAYPTYAIGAAFAGAEAVASDDPAEWPENTRLVWLNSPGNPDGRVLTVDELRAAVTRARELGAVVAGDECYAELGWDAPWDAAPTPSVLDPRVVGDDRSGVLAVYSLSKQSNLAGYRAAFIAGDRALIARLTTVRKHAGLMLPSPLQAAMVVALGDDAHVAEQRERYRARRELLKPALEAAGFRVDRSEAGLYLWATEGRDAWESIGRLADLGILAGPGVFYGDHYPEHVRLSLTASDERIAAAASRLRAFGDTL comes from the coding sequence GTGGCGCTCGGAGAGCTGCCCGACTACCCCTGGGACCTGATGGCGCCGTACGCGGCGCGCGCCAGGGCGGCCGTGCCGTTCGGCGACGAGTCGGGGATCGTCGACCTCTCGATCGGCTCCCCGGTCGACCCGACGCCCGCGCTGATCCGCGACGCGCTCGCCGAGGCGACCGATGCGCACGCCTACCCGCAGACCGTCGGCACGCCCGCGCTCCGCGAGGCGATCGCCGCGTGGTTCGACCGCAGGCGCGGCGTCCCCGGTCTCGCGCCGGAGGATGTCCTCCCGACCATCGGCTCCAAGGAGCTGGTCGCCTTCCTGCCGTTCTTCCTCGGGCTGGGCGACGGGGACGCCGTCGTGCATCCCCGCGCCGCCTACCCGACCTACGCGATCGGCGCCGCGTTCGCCGGCGCGGAGGCCGTGGCGAGCGACGACCCGGCCGAGTGGCCGGAGAACACCCGCCTGGTCTGGCTGAACAGCCCCGGCAACCCCGACGGCCGGGTGCTGACAGTCGACGAGCTGCGCGCGGCCGTGACCCGCGCCAGGGAGCTGGGGGCCGTCGTGGCCGGCGACGAATGCTACGCCGAGCTCGGCTGGGACGCGCCGTGGGATGCCGCGCCGACCCCCAGCGTGCTCGACCCGCGCGTGGTCGGCGACGACCGCAGCGGCGTCCTCGCGGTCTACTCGCTCAGCAAGCAGTCGAACCTCGCCGGCTACCGGGCCGCGTTCATCGCCGGCGACCGTGCGCTGATCGCCCGGCTCACCACCGTGCGCAAGCACGCCGGGCTCATGCTGCCCTCCCCGTTGCAGGCCGCGATGGTCGTCGCGCTCGGCGACGACGCACACGTGGCCGAGCAGCGCGAGCGCTACCGGGCTCGGCGCGAACTGCTGAAGCCGGCCCTGGAGGCCGCGGGCTTCCGCGTCGACCGCAGCGAGGCCGGGCTGTACCTCTGGGCGACCGAGGGACGCGACGCCTGGGAGAGCATCGGCCGGCTCGCCGACCTCGGCATCCTGGCCGGTCCCGGCGTCTTCTACGGCGACCACTACCCGGAGCACGTGCGGCTGTCGCTGACGGCTTCGGACGAGCGGATCGCAGCGGCGGCCTCGCGCTTGCGCGCCTTTGGAGACACCCTCTAA
- a CDS encoding citrate synthase, producing MRYPGGVAEFPILPSTQGASSIDLSSLTKQTGLTSLDYGFVNTAATRSAITYIDGDAGILRYRGYPIEQVAENSTFLEVAWLLIHGELPTPAELAEFDEKIRRHTLLHEDLRRFFSALPHDAHPMSVLSSAVSALSTFYQDSLSVSDPEQVELSTVRLLAKLPVIAAYAHKKSIGQAFLYPDNSLSFVDNFLRLNFGTLAEPYEVNPVLSRALERLLILHEDHEQNASTSTVRLVGSTQANLFASVSAGINALYGPLHGGANEAVLQMLANIRDSGESVQKFVERVKNKESGVKLMGFGHRVYKNFDPRAKLVKQSADEVLAALGVHDPLLDIAKELEEVALADQYFVDRRLYPNVDFYTGVIYKAMGFPTRMFTVLFAIGRLPGWIAHWREMTQDPSTKIGRPQQLYVGDGERNWPTAR from the coding sequence CTGCGCTATCCCGGCGGCGTCGCGGAGTTCCCGATCCTGCCGAGCACGCAGGGCGCGTCGAGCATCGACCTCTCCAGCCTGACCAAGCAGACCGGGCTCACCAGCCTCGACTACGGCTTCGTCAACACCGCCGCCACGCGGTCGGCGATCACCTACATCGACGGCGACGCGGGCATCCTGCGGTACCGCGGCTACCCGATCGAGCAGGTCGCGGAGAACTCGACCTTCCTCGAGGTGGCCTGGCTGCTCATCCACGGCGAGCTGCCGACGCCGGCAGAGCTGGCGGAGTTCGACGAGAAGATCCGCCGCCACACGCTGCTGCACGAGGACCTGCGCCGCTTCTTCAGCGCCCTCCCGCACGACGCGCACCCGATGTCGGTGCTCTCCAGCGCCGTCTCGGCGCTGTCGACCTTCTACCAGGACTCGCTCAGCGTCAGCGACCCGGAGCAGGTGGAGCTCTCGACCGTCCGCCTCCTCGCCAAGCTCCCCGTGATCGCGGCCTACGCGCACAAGAAGAGCATCGGCCAGGCGTTCCTCTACCCGGACAACTCGTTGAGCTTCGTGGACAACTTCCTGCGGCTCAACTTCGGCACGCTGGCCGAGCCGTACGAGGTGAACCCGGTGCTCTCGCGGGCGCTCGAGCGCCTGCTCATCCTGCATGAGGACCACGAGCAGAACGCCTCCACCTCGACCGTCCGCCTCGTCGGCTCCACGCAGGCGAACCTGTTCGCCTCGGTCTCGGCCGGCATCAACGCGCTCTACGGCCCGCTGCACGGCGGCGCCAACGAGGCCGTCCTCCAGATGCTCGCGAACATCCGCGACTCCGGCGAGAGCGTGCAGAAGTTCGTGGAGCGGGTGAAGAACAAGGAGTCCGGCGTCAAGCTCATGGGCTTCGGGCACCGGGTCTACAAGAACTTCGACCCGCGCGCCAAGCTCGTCAAGCAGTCCGCCGACGAGGTGCTGGCCGCCCTCGGCGTGCACGACCCGCTGCTCGACATCGCGAAGGAGCTCGAGGAGGTCGCGCTCGCGGACCAGTACTTCGTGGACCGCCGCCTCTACCCGAACGTCGACTTCTACACCGGCGTGATCTACAAGGCGATGGGCTTCCCGACCCGGATGTTCACCGTCCTGTTCGCGATCGGCCGCCTCCCGGGCTGGATCGCCCACTGGCGCGAGATGACGCAGGACCCGAGCACCAAGATCGGCCGCCCGCAGCAGCTCTACGTCGGCGACGGCGAGCGCAACTGGCCGACCGCGCGCTGA
- a CDS encoding penicillin acylase family protein — protein sequence MGDDTPRLRLHHRVLRTLGVTLAVLLVLALLAGGLAVWTVTRSFPQTSGSLTLSSLTAPVTVLRDSAGVPQITARTADDLFRAQGYVHAQDRFWEMDFRRHVTSGRLSELFGASQIPTDTFIRTLGWRQVAEQEVKQLDKTSLRYYQDYADGVNAYLAAHSGAELSLEYAVLGIQNPGYHPAKWTPADSVAWLKAMAWDLRSNLEDEIDRALLSTKLTPQQVAELHPAYDYSARPTITSLGGGSPTTVTPDAAPAGSKASASASADDADATAALADVPTAQYQNRLEQVAASLDALPTLMGPAGDDIGSNSWVVSGAHTATGKPLLANDPHLGVVMPSVWYQIGLHCAVVDAACPFDVAGFSFSGLPGVIIGHNARIAWGFTNLGPDVADLYVEKVTGDTYEYDGAQVPLTIRHETIKVAGGPDVRITVRSTRHGPIITDLSDGYEAIAKDQAGKFGVPAQQFQLSLQWTALTPGPTANAIFAFDTAHDWTSFRAAAASFQVPSQNLLYADVDGNIGYQAPGLIPIRAKGDGTMPEPGWTSEYGWVGTIPYDQLPSILNPPSGYIVTANNAAVGADFPAMITRDWDAGYRANQIQLRLTKLLDAGHKVTSKDMSAIQADTYDASAATLAPLIVAVGEKADQTTGAAKGAALLRGWNYHDDGDSAAAAYYAVFWKDLLADAFGRKIPADAQPAGGDRWFQVVQNLVKQPDSAWWADSRLGTLDRDDMIEYAANQAWKETQGMLGGDPKGWRWDRLHTLELTNASFGSSGVAPIEWLFNRGPYPLGGGSSVVDATGWDASVGYQVDRAPSMRMVVDLGDFDRSTWINLTGASGHAFDSHYADQARLWAVGQTRPWPFTAKAVRAAADQTLTLKP from the coding sequence GTGGGCGACGACACTCCCCGGCTGCGGCTGCACCATCGCGTGCTGCGGACCCTCGGAGTCACCCTCGCCGTGCTGCTCGTCCTCGCCCTCCTGGCCGGCGGCCTCGCGGTGTGGACGGTCACCCGGTCGTTCCCGCAGACCTCCGGCTCGCTGACGCTCAGCAGCCTGACCGCGCCGGTGACCGTCCTGCGCGACTCCGCCGGCGTCCCGCAGATCACGGCACGCACCGCCGACGACCTGTTCCGCGCGCAGGGCTACGTGCACGCGCAGGACCGGTTCTGGGAGATGGACTTCCGCCGGCACGTCACCTCCGGCCGGCTCTCCGAGTTGTTCGGGGCCAGCCAGATCCCGACCGACACATTCATCCGCACGCTCGGCTGGCGGCAGGTCGCCGAGCAGGAGGTGAAGCAGCTCGACAAGACCTCGCTGCGCTACTACCAGGACTACGCCGACGGCGTGAACGCCTACCTGGCCGCGCACTCCGGGGCGGAGCTGTCGCTGGAGTACGCGGTCCTCGGCATCCAGAACCCCGGGTACCACCCGGCGAAGTGGACACCCGCCGACTCGGTCGCCTGGCTCAAGGCGATGGCGTGGGACCTGCGCTCCAACCTGGAGGACGAGATCGACCGCGCGCTCCTGTCCACCAAGCTGACGCCCCAGCAGGTCGCCGAGCTGCATCCCGCCTACGACTACAGCGCGCGGCCGACGATCACCTCGCTCGGCGGCGGGTCGCCCACGACGGTGACGCCGGACGCTGCACCGGCCGGGTCGAAGGCCTCCGCCTCCGCCTCCGCGGACGACGCGGACGCGACGGCAGCCCTCGCCGACGTGCCCACCGCGCAGTATCAGAACCGGCTGGAGCAGGTCGCCGCCAGCCTCGACGCCCTCCCCACCCTGATGGGCCCGGCCGGCGACGACATCGGCTCCAACTCCTGGGTCGTCTCCGGCGCCCACACCGCGACCGGCAAGCCACTGCTCGCCAACGACCCGCACCTCGGCGTGGTGATGCCCTCGGTCTGGTACCAGATCGGCCTGCACTGCGCGGTCGTCGACGCCGCCTGCCCGTTCGACGTCGCCGGCTTCAGCTTCTCGGGACTCCCGGGCGTCATCATCGGGCACAACGCGAGGATCGCCTGGGGATTCACCAACCTGGGACCGGATGTCGCCGACCTCTACGTCGAGAAGGTCACCGGCGACACCTACGAGTACGACGGCGCGCAGGTGCCGCTCACGATCCGGCACGAGACGATCAAGGTCGCCGGAGGCCCGGACGTCCGGATCACGGTGCGCTCGACCCGGCACGGCCCGATCATCACCGACCTCAGCGACGGCTACGAGGCGATCGCGAAGGACCAGGCGGGCAAGTTCGGCGTCCCTGCACAGCAGTTCCAGCTCTCCCTGCAGTGGACGGCGCTGACGCCCGGTCCAACGGCGAACGCGATCTTCGCCTTCGACACCGCCCACGACTGGACGAGCTTCCGCGCGGCGGCCGCCTCGTTCCAGGTGCCGTCGCAGAACCTGCTCTACGCCGACGTGGACGGCAACATCGGCTACCAGGCCCCCGGCCTCATCCCGATCCGGGCGAAGGGCGACGGAACGATGCCGGAGCCCGGCTGGACCAGCGAGTACGGCTGGGTCGGCACGATCCCCTACGATCAGCTCCCGAGCATCCTCAACCCGCCGAGCGGGTACATCGTGACGGCCAACAACGCCGCCGTCGGCGCGGACTTCCCCGCGATGATCACGCGGGACTGGGATGCCGGCTACCGGGCCAACCAGATCCAGCTGCGCCTGACGAAGCTCCTCGACGCGGGACACAAGGTGACATCGAAGGACATGTCCGCCATCCAGGCCGACACCTACGACGCCAGTGCGGCCACGCTCGCCCCGTTGATCGTCGCCGTGGGCGAGAAGGCCGACCAGACCACGGGCGCCGCCAAGGGAGCGGCGCTGCTGCGCGGCTGGAACTACCACGACGACGGCGACAGCGCCGCAGCCGCGTACTACGCAGTGTTCTGGAAGGACCTGCTGGCGGACGCGTTCGGCCGCAAGATCCCGGCGGACGCGCAGCCGGCCGGCGGCGACCGCTGGTTCCAGGTCGTCCAGAACCTCGTGAAGCAGCCGGACTCCGCGTGGTGGGCGGACAGCAGGCTCGGCACGCTCGACCGGGACGACATGATCGAGTACGCGGCGAACCAGGCCTGGAAAGAGACCCAGGGCATGCTCGGCGGCGACCCGAAAGGCTGGCGCTGGGACCGCCTGCACACGCTGGAGCTCACCAACGCGTCCTTCGGGTCCTCCGGTGTCGCGCCGATCGAGTGGCTGTTCAACCGCGGGCCGTATCCGCTCGGCGGCGGGTCGAGCGTCGTGGACGCCACCGGCTGGGACGCCTCGGTCGGCTACCAGGTGGACCGCGCTCCGTCGATGCGGATGGTGGTCGACCTCGGCGACTTCGACCGCAGCACCTGGATCAACCTCACGGGCGCGTCAGGCCACGCGTTCGACTCCCACTACGCCGATCAGGCGCGGCTGTGGGCGGTCGGGCAGACCCGGCCGTGGCCGTTCACGGCGAAGGCCGTCCGCGCGGCGGCGGATCAGACGCTCACGCTGAAGCCGTGA
- a CDS encoding SACE_7040 family transcriptional regulator: protein MTETVPADPLARPTQRSQAKADRRAALLEAAAGKFAERGFNGVSIEDLGAAAGVSGPAVYRHFASKQAVLAALLIGVSENLLDGGDGVVREAADPAGALRGLIAFHVDFALTEADTIRVQDRDLDALAPEDRRAVRTLQRRYIELWMRVLGELHPSLADDELRVRVQATFGLINSTPHSARVGAAHTADASVRPVLERMAWAALTSR from the coding sequence ATGACCGAGACCGTACCGGCGGATCCGCTCGCCCGCCCGACCCAGCGCAGTCAGGCGAAGGCCGACCGGCGCGCAGCGCTGCTGGAGGCCGCAGCGGGCAAGTTCGCCGAGCGCGGCTTCAACGGCGTCTCGATCGAAGACCTCGGCGCCGCCGCCGGCGTCAGCGGCCCGGCCGTCTACCGGCACTTCGCTTCCAAGCAGGCCGTTCTCGCCGCCCTCCTGATCGGCGTCAGTGAGAACCTCCTCGACGGCGGCGACGGTGTCGTGCGGGAGGCCGCCGACCCCGCGGGCGCTCTGCGCGGCCTGATCGCCTTCCACGTGGACTTCGCGCTGACCGAGGCCGACACCATCCGCGTGCAGGACCGCGACCTCGACGCCCTCGCCCCCGAGGACCGCCGGGCGGTGCGCACCCTGCAGCGCCGCTACATCGAGCTGTGGATGCGCGTGCTCGGCGAGCTGCACCCGTCGCTCGCCGACGACGAGCTGCGCGTGCGCGTGCAGGCGACGTTCGGCCTGATCAACTCCACCCCGCACTCCGCGCGGGTCGGCGCGGCGCACACCGCCGACGCCTCGGTGCGCCCGGTGCTGGAGCGGATGGCCTGGGCGGCGCTGACCTCCCGCTGA
- a CDS encoding carboxyl transferase domain-containing protein produces MPDPSTTGPNAPAGNDAARNDAAQRALVADLRERLAVAAAGGPERARERHVARGKLLPRDRIDALLDEGSPFLEIAPLAATGMYGDESPAAGVIAGIGIVEGRHVLIVCNDATVKGGTYYPMTVKKHLRAQEIALENHLPCVYLVDSGGAFLPMQDEVFPDRDHFGRIFYNQSRLSAAKIPQIAAVLGSCTAGGAYVPAMSDETVIVRNQGTIFLGGPPLVKAAIGEIVTAEELGGGDLHARTSGVVDHLAEDDEHALGIVREIVATLPPPATPAWEVLATRAAIADQEELYGVVPVDVQAPYDVHEVISRLVDAGEFSEFKPDYGTTLVTGFAHLHGHPIGIVANNGVLFSESALKGAHFIELCDQRGIPLVFLQNISGFMVGRDYEAGGIAKNGAKMVTAVATTRVPKLTVVIGGSFGAGNYSMCGRAYSPRFLWMWPASRISVMGGQQAASVLATVKRDQLDARGEEWSAEDEAAFRAPIAAQYEDQGNPYYSTARLWDDGVIDPADTRTVLGLALDVCSRAPLPDTAFGLFRM; encoded by the coding sequence ATGCCCGACCCGAGCACCACCGGTCCGAACGCGCCGGCCGGGAACGACGCAGCACGGAACGACGCCGCCCAGCGCGCGCTGGTCGCCGACCTCCGCGAGCGCCTGGCCGTCGCGGCCGCCGGCGGCCCCGAGCGCGCCCGCGAACGTCACGTCGCCCGCGGCAAGCTGCTGCCGCGCGACCGCATCGACGCCCTCCTGGACGAGGGCAGCCCGTTCCTCGAGATCGCTCCGCTGGCCGCGACCGGGATGTACGGCGACGAGAGCCCGGCCGCCGGCGTCATCGCCGGCATCGGCATCGTCGAGGGCCGGCACGTGTTGATCGTCTGCAACGACGCCACGGTCAAGGGCGGCACCTACTATCCGATGACCGTCAAGAAGCACCTCCGGGCGCAGGAGATCGCGCTGGAGAACCACCTCCCGTGCGTCTACCTGGTCGACTCGGGAGGCGCGTTCCTGCCGATGCAGGACGAGGTATTCCCCGACCGCGACCACTTCGGCCGCATCTTCTACAACCAGTCGCGGCTGTCGGCGGCGAAGATCCCGCAGATCGCCGCGGTGCTCGGCTCGTGCACCGCGGGCGGCGCCTACGTCCCCGCGATGAGCGACGAGACGGTCATCGTCCGCAACCAGGGCACGATCTTCCTGGGCGGGCCTCCGCTGGTGAAGGCCGCGATCGGCGAGATCGTCACGGCCGAGGAGCTCGGCGGCGGCGACCTGCACGCCCGCACCTCCGGCGTCGTGGACCACCTGGCGGAGGACGACGAGCACGCGCTCGGGATCGTCCGCGAGATCGTGGCGACCCTCCCGCCGCCCGCGACGCCCGCCTGGGAGGTGCTGGCCACCCGCGCGGCCATCGCCGACCAGGAGGAGCTCTACGGCGTCGTCCCGGTCGACGTGCAGGCGCCGTACGACGTGCACGAGGTCATCTCCCGGCTGGTCGACGCGGGGGAGTTCAGCGAGTTCAAGCCCGACTACGGCACCACCCTGGTCACCGGCTTCGCTCACCTCCACGGACATCCGATCGGCATCGTCGCCAACAACGGCGTGCTGTTCAGCGAGTCGGCCCTGAAGGGCGCGCACTTCATCGAGCTGTGCGACCAGCGTGGCATCCCGCTGGTGTTCCTGCAGAACATCTCCGGCTTCATGGTCGGCCGCGACTACGAGGCGGGCGGTATCGCGAAGAACGGCGCGAAGATGGTGACCGCCGTGGCCACCACCCGTGTGCCGAAGCTCACCGTCGTGATCGGCGGCTCGTTCGGCGCGGGCAACTACTCGATGTGCGGACGGGCGTACTCGCCGCGGTTCCTCTGGATGTGGCCGGCCTCCCGCATCTCGGTGATGGGCGGCCAGCAGGCGGCCAGCGTGCTCGCCACGGTCAAGCGCGACCAGCTCGACGCCCGCGGAGAGGAGTGGAGCGCCGAGGACGAGGCGGCCTTCCGCGCGCCGATCGCCGCGCAGTACGAGGACCAGGGCAACCCCTATTACTCGACCGCCCGGCTGTGGGACGACGGCGTGATCGACCCGGCCGACACCCGCACGGTGCTGGGGCTCGCGCTCGACGTCTGCTCCCGCGCTCCGCTGCCCGACACGGCCTTCGGCCTCTTCCGGATGTGA
- a CDS encoding ATP-binding protein produces the protein MTDYSSIPFESVLVANRGEIACRVIRTLRRLGIRSVAVFSDADRDAPHVRLADTAVRIGPAPARDSYLSVDAIVDAARRTGATAVHPGYGFLSENAALAEACESAGIVFVGPGVHALEVMGDKISAKQEVGRSGVPTIPGIAEPGLGDDELVAAAERIGYPVLVKPSAGGGGKGMQAVHAAADLPEALRAARRVAAAAFGDDTLFLERLVESPRHIEVQIVADRHGAVVHLGERECSLQRRHQKVVEEAPSPLLDAATRARIGEAACRVAASVGYVGAGTVEFLVSAERPDEFFFMEMNTRLQVEHPVTELVTGVDLVEWQLRVAAGEPLGLAQDDIRLTGHAVEARVYAENPERDFLPGDGAVLALREPAGEGVRVDSGLAAGTRVVTDYDPMLAKVIAWAPDRAGALARLDRALAGTAVLGLVNNIAWLRDLLADEEVRAGSMDTTLIDRRFSALEPVPASTAELVAAALLAHRERESATPGGVGALWGAPSGWRLGSARPVRYDVDGTPVQVLGDRVTVPGREGEARAHTARVAVQPGAAGQPDAVVLDLDGVVTRFDAARDGATVWLAHGGRSRALRLRTPAERLAAALAARERGEAAAHPEVRSPMPGTVVAVPVSSGESVEAGDTVAVVEAMKMEHRLVAPIAGTVTVSVAPGDLVKLDQLVAVVDAPEAAAPESGEASTTQNVPPTPADTTEPTPSAATSHGEHAAAGTVTTTDRNLR, from the coding sequence ATGACCGACTACTCCTCCATCCCGTTCGAATCCGTCCTGGTGGCGAACCGCGGCGAGATCGCCTGCCGCGTGATCCGCACGCTGCGCCGCCTCGGCATCCGCTCGGTCGCCGTGTTCAGCGACGCCGACCGGGACGCCCCGCACGTCCGGCTCGCGGACACGGCGGTCCGCATCGGACCTGCGCCCGCACGCGACAGCTACCTGTCCGTCGACGCCATCGTGGACGCCGCGCGCCGCACGGGCGCCACGGCGGTGCACCCCGGCTACGGGTTCCTGTCCGAGAACGCGGCGCTCGCCGAGGCCTGCGAGTCCGCGGGCATCGTCTTCGTCGGCCCCGGTGTGCACGCGCTGGAGGTCATGGGCGACAAGATCTCGGCCAAGCAGGAGGTCGGCCGCTCGGGCGTCCCGACCATCCCCGGCATCGCGGAGCCCGGCCTGGGCGACGACGAGCTCGTGGCGGCGGCCGAGCGCATCGGCTATCCCGTGCTGGTCAAGCCGTCGGCGGGCGGCGGCGGCAAGGGCATGCAAGCGGTGCACGCGGCCGCCGACCTTCCCGAGGCGCTGCGCGCGGCCCGGCGCGTCGCGGCAGCCGCCTTCGGCGACGACACGCTCTTCCTGGAGCGGCTGGTCGAGTCGCCCCGGCACATCGAGGTGCAGATCGTCGCGGACCGGCACGGCGCCGTCGTGCACCTCGGCGAGCGCGAGTGCTCGCTCCAGCGCCGCCACCAGAAGGTGGTCGAGGAGGCGCCGTCGCCGCTGCTGGACGCGGCGACCCGCGCCCGGATCGGTGAGGCCGCCTGCCGGGTCGCGGCGAGCGTCGGCTATGTCGGGGCCGGGACCGTCGAGTTCCTGGTGTCGGCCGAGCGCCCGGACGAGTTCTTCTTCATGGAGATGAACACCCGGCTCCAGGTCGAGCACCCGGTGACCGAGCTGGTGACGGGCGTCGACCTGGTGGAGTGGCAGCTCCGTGTCGCGGCGGGGGAGCCCCTTGGCCTCGCGCAGGACGACATCCGGCTCACCGGTCACGCCGTCGAAGCGCGCGTGTACGCCGAGAACCCGGAGCGCGACTTCCTGCCGGGCGACGGCGCGGTGCTCGCGCTGCGCGAGCCGGCGGGGGAGGGCGTCCGCGTCGACAGCGGCCTGGCGGCCGGGACGCGCGTCGTCACCGACTACGACCCGATGCTCGCCAAGGTGATCGCCTGGGCGCCCGATCGCGCCGGGGCGCTGGCGCGGCTCGACCGCGCGCTCGCCGGCACCGCGGTGCTGGGCCTCGTCAACAACATCGCCTGGCTCCGCGACCTCCTGGCAGACGAGGAGGTCCGCGCGGGCAGCATGGACACCACGCTGATCGACCGGCGGTTCTCCGCGCTGGAGCCGGTCCCGGCCTCCACCGCCGAGCTGGTCGCTGCGGCGCTGCTGGCGCACCGGGAGCGGGAGTCCGCGACCCCGGGCGGCGTCGGAGCACTGTGGGGCGCGCCCAGCGGCTGGCGGCTGGGCTCGGCCCGTCCGGTCCGGTACGACGTGGACGGCACGCCCGTGCAGGTGCTCGGCGATCGGGTGACCGTGCCGGGTCGGGAGGGCGAGGCGCGCGCGCACACCGCCCGCGTCGCGGTGCAGCCCGGCGCCGCCGGCCAGCCCGACGCGGTTGTGCTCGACCTCGACGGCGTGGTCACCCGCTTCGACGCGGCCCGCGACGGCGCCACCGTGTGGCTCGCACACGGCGGTCGCTCCCGCGCCCTCCGGCTGCGGACGCCCGCCGAGCGGCTGGCCGCGGCGCTCGCCGCCCGCGAGCGCGGAGAGGCGGCCGCGCACCCCGAGGTCCGCTCGCCCATGCCCGGCACCGTCGTGGCCGTGCCGGTCTCCTCCGGCGAATCCGTCGAGGCGGGCGACACCGTCGCCGTGGTGGAGGCGATGAAGATGGAGCACCGCCTGGTCGCCCCGATCGCCGGCACCGTGACCGTCTCCGTCGCGCCGGGCGATCTCGTGAAGCTCGACCAGCTCGTCGCTGTCGTGGATGCTCCCGAGGCCGCCGCGCCCGAATCCGGCGAAGCGTCCACCACCCAGAACGTCCCGCCCACCCCGGCGGACACCACCGAGCCGACACCATCGGCCGCCACATCCCACGGCGAGCACGCCGCGGCAGGGACCGTCACCACAACAGACAGGAATCTCCGATGA